A single genomic interval of Babylonia areolata isolate BAREFJ2019XMU chromosome 26, ASM4173473v1, whole genome shotgun sequence harbors:
- the LOC143300823 gene encoding trace amine-associated receptor 7e-like: MAGRMTEASSTARHRYRTAIRLVTAGHFAQHPATVRSDVDGLTWWWCCHVNSGNITSTAATVRSDVDGLTWWWCCQQRQQNKGSSNNDSEERMAMNVSHVLDYTYPRHPRDAGLPFNVLYYGVAIPVSYVGNLFTYIIVCKVLRYRDSTSDVLIGGLALNDVLTATIVFTPSLISAARGQYFGSRVVCEFSAVTTVWYIYTTFAMLVLISADRWLALTKPFRYKQLLVTGFKLKVIMAFLGFFCLMLASLPLLRYPVVLKAGWYCAPVDITYTHVSSTSPGVCPVQETLYIKMVYLLSGIFLLVSCNLSIAFTLKARPFGDAASRVADRKFTRIMGVVATLFLFTWLPNLTAQAACLAKSPVCPTFEFWAMRIVNVGVAVNPFVYGVMKTTYRRGYLYLVRVSLHYLTCTLLPLPTYGEEIFDLRERVQVRSSRSSSHSVTRNTPSSPEAPPSTPKSLPEKITRDDTQHLSDIREKSPTERRGMFFENEKEESVEKTSKL; the protein is encoded by the exons CGGCAACAGTGAGGAGTGACGTGGACGGTctgacgtggtggtggtgctgtcacGTCAACAGCGGCAACA TCACGTCAACAGCGGCAACAGTGAGGAGTGACGTTGACGGTctgacgtggtggtggtgctgtcaaCAGCGGCAACAGAACaagggcagcagcaacaacgacagcgag GAGAGGATGGCAATGAACGTGTCCCACGTGCTGGACTACAcctacccccgccacccccgGGACGCGGGCCTGCCCTTCAACGTGCTGTACTACGGGGTGGCCATCCCGGTCAGCTATGTGGGCAACCTCTTCACCTACATCATCGTCTGCAAGGTGCTCAG GTACCGAGACAGCACCTCCGACGTCCTGATTGGTGGTCTGGCTCTCAACGACGTGTTGACGGCCACCATCGTCTTCACTCCG TCCCTGATCTCTGCTGCCCGGGGTCAGTACTTCGGGAGCCGGGTGGTGTGTGAGTTCAGTGCGGTGACCACGGTGTGGTACATCTACACCACCTTCGCCATGCTGGTCCTCATCAGCGCTGACCGCTGGCTGGCCCTCACCAAGCCCTTCCGCTACAAGCAGCTGCTCGTCACCGGCTTCAAGCTTAAGGTCATCATGGCCTTCCTCGGCTTCTTCTGTCTCATGCTGGCTTCCCTGCCTctgctcag GTATCCGGTGGTGCTGAAAGCTGGCTGGTACTGTGCGCCCGTGGACATCACTTACACCCACGTCTCTTCCacgtccc CGGGGGTGTGCCCGGTGCAGGAGACGCTGTACATCAAGATGGTGTacctgctgtcaggcatcttccTGCTGGTGTCCTGCAACCTCAGCATCGCCTTCACTCTCAAGGCCAGGCCCTTCGGGGACGCCGCATCCCGCGTGGCAGACCGCAAGTTCACCAGGATAATGGGCGTGGTGGCCACGCTCTTCCTCTTCACCTGGCTGCCAAACCTG ACGGCTCAAGCAGCGTGCCTGGCCAAGTCCCCCGTGTGTCCCACGTTCGAGTTCTGGGCCATGCGCATCGTCAACGTGGGCGTGGCCGTCAACCCGTTTGTGTATGGCGTCATGAAGACCACGTACCGCCGGGGCTACCTCTACCTCGTCCGTGTCTCCCTCCACTACCTCacctgcaccctcctccccctccccacct ATGGGGAGGAGATCTTTGACCTGCGGGAGAGAGTCCAAGTCAGATCAAGCAGGTCCTCCTCCCACTCTGTCACAAGGAACACGCCCAGCAGCCCGGAAGCACCCCCCAGCACACCCAAATCACTACCGGAAAAGATCACGCGCGATGACACGCAGCACCTTTCTGACATCAGGGAGAAGAGTCCCACAGAAAGGAGAGGGATGTTCTttgagaatgagaaagaagaaaGTGTTGAGAAGACATCAAAGCTTTAA